Proteins encoded in a region of the Moritella marina ATCC 15381 genome:
- a CDS encoding DNA topoisomerase III — MKLYIAEKPSLGRAIADVLPKPHKKQQGYIEVGNGDVVSWCIGHLLEQAEPDAYDDAYKKWRLEHLPIVPETWQLKKKPNTSKQLTVLRGLVKKATSLVHAGDPDREGQLLVDEVIEFLKTPAKKKNTAQRLLISDLNPAAVKKALNNLQPNSDYIPLSVSALARSRADWLYGMNMTRAYTLQGQKVGYQGVLSVGRVQTPILGLVVRRDIEIANFVSKPFYEVLAHLQTQQQETFTAKWKPSEACRPYMDEDGRALVKKLAENVVSRVQGKMGEVTKLEKKNKQQAAPLPYNLSSLQIDGAKRFGMSAQQVLDTCQALYERHKLITYPRSDSRYLPKEHYAHRGSVIKAIANTSSSLNQAAVNADQSLRSKAWNDGKVEAHHAIIPTEKSSNVDRLNSSEKNIYELVARQYLCQFYTAYEYADTVAEITIAGGLFIAKAKMTLKLGWKVLFPKSAASTNKQTDAEKELAAQLPTIKKGEQVLCQQAECIEKQTQPPKHFSDATLLAAMTGISRYVQDSDIRKILKDTDGLGTEATRAGIIELLFRRNFLVRNNKLILATDAGKGLINALPESATLPDMTAQWESVLDGISKKEASYQHFMGGLLQQLSGMIEQAKATLPDGLRGLSSGKPAGRKFKKKPAAKRSYKK, encoded by the coding sequence ATGAAACTCTACATCGCCGAAAAACCCAGCCTTGGTCGTGCTATTGCCGACGTATTACCAAAACCGCATAAGAAACAGCAAGGTTATATTGAGGTGGGTAATGGCGATGTCGTGTCTTGGTGTATTGGTCACTTACTCGAACAGGCTGAGCCTGACGCCTACGATGACGCTTATAAAAAATGGCGTTTAGAACACCTACCAATTGTGCCTGAGACTTGGCAATTAAAGAAGAAACCGAATACCAGTAAACAGCTGACTGTATTAAGAGGCTTAGTGAAAAAAGCCACGAGTCTTGTGCATGCGGGCGATCCGGATAGAGAAGGGCAGTTGCTGGTAGATGAAGTGATTGAATTTCTGAAAACCCCTGCGAAAAAGAAAAATACCGCCCAGCGTTTGCTCATTAGCGATCTTAATCCAGCCGCTGTAAAAAAAGCGTTGAATAACTTGCAGCCTAATAGTGATTATATTCCCTTGTCTGTTTCAGCACTAGCACGCTCGCGAGCGGATTGGCTCTATGGTATGAACATGACCCGTGCTTATACCTTACAAGGTCAAAAAGTCGGTTATCAAGGGGTATTGTCTGTAGGGCGGGTACAAACCCCGATTCTTGGTTTGGTGGTGAGGCGTGATATCGAGATCGCCAATTTTGTCAGTAAGCCTTTCTATGAAGTATTGGCGCATCTACAAACCCAACAGCAAGAAACATTCACCGCCAAATGGAAACCGAGCGAAGCTTGTCGTCCATATATGGATGAAGATGGCCGCGCGTTAGTGAAAAAATTGGCTGAAAATGTCGTCAGTCGTGTCCAAGGGAAAATGGGTGAAGTGACTAAACTGGAAAAGAAAAACAAACAACAAGCAGCGCCGCTTCCTTATAATTTATCATCATTGCAAATTGACGGGGCGAAGCGTTTTGGTATGAGCGCACAGCAAGTATTAGATACCTGCCAAGCATTGTACGAACGCCATAAACTCATTACTTATCCACGTTCTGACAGCCGTTATTTACCCAAAGAACATTATGCTCATCGTGGCAGTGTAATTAAGGCGATTGCCAATACAAGCAGCTCATTAAATCAAGCAGCGGTGAATGCCGATCAGAGTTTACGCAGTAAAGCGTGGAACGATGGTAAGGTGGAGGCGCATCATGCCATTATCCCCACCGAAAAAAGTAGTAACGTAGATCGCCTTAACAGCAGCGAGAAGAATATTTATGAATTAGTCGCAAGGCAATACTTGTGTCAGTTTTATACGGCTTATGAGTATGCCGACACGGTGGCTGAAATCACCATTGCTGGTGGACTGTTTATTGCTAAAGCGAAAATGACCTTAAAGCTGGGCTGGAAAGTATTGTTCCCTAAATCAGCGGCAAGTACGAATAAACAAACAGACGCTGAGAAAGAATTAGCTGCGCAACTCCCCACCATCAAAAAAGGCGAACAAGTATTATGTCAGCAGGCTGAATGTATTGAGAAGCAAACTCAGCCGCCAAAACATTTCAGTGATGCAACCTTGCTTGCGGCGATGACGGGGATCTCTCGTTATGTACAAGATAGCGATATTCGTAAAATATTAAAAGATACCGATGGCTTGGGTACGGAAGCAACGCGAGCAGGGATTATTGAGTTGTTATTCAGACGTAATTTCTTAGTGCGTAATAACAAACTAATTTTAGCCACAGACGCAGGAAAAGGCTTGATAAATGCGTTACCTGAATCGGCTACTTTGCCGGATATGACGGCGCAATGGGAGTCAGTGCTTGATGGCATCAGTAAAAAAGAAGCCAGTTATCAGCATTTCATGGGCGGATTACTACAACAATTATCAGGCATGATAGAGCAAGCGAAAGCGACACTGCCCGATGGTTTGCGTGGCCTTTCGAGTGGTAAACCTGCAGGACGTAAATTTAAGAAAAAGCCAGCAGCGAAGCGTAGTTACAAAAAATAA
- a CDS encoding nitrous oxide-stimulated promoter family protein, with product MKTVTETLAHPRLKREMRLQNAMITMYCKQHHVYQGKVCRECDRLQQMTARKLAFCESGTEKPTCATCTAVCYTPVVSKQVKTIYRWGRARIWLRHPILMSLYLVDSIKPSQMPKPKLLNL from the coding sequence ATGAAAACAGTCACTGAAACTTTAGCGCACCCACGTTTAAAACGCGAAATGCGCCTGCAAAATGCAATGATCACTATGTATTGTAAACAGCATCATGTTTATCAAGGTAAAGTGTGTCGAGAATGCGACCGTCTACAACAAATGACGGCACGTAAATTGGCATTTTGTGAGAGTGGTACAGAAAAACCAACCTGCGCAACTTGTACAGCAGTATGCTATACCCCTGTTGTTTCTAAGCAAGTCAAGACTATTTATCGTTGGGGGCGAGCGCGCATTTGGCTACGCCACCCCATTCTTATGTCGCTTTATCTCGTTGACAGTATTAAACCAAGTCAAATGCCAAAGCCTAAATTACTAAATCTGTAG
- the torA gene encoding trimethylamine-N-oxide reductase TorA, with protein sequence MTMFNRDKKSNKENVSVSRRSFLKGVMATSAVAVIGPSLLVPNTASAATMAERAEWKLTGSHWGAFRAKIHGGKVTEVKAFELDKYPTDMLQGIEGIIYSPSRVRYPMVRLDWYLNREKSDTKQRGDNRFIRVTWDQALDMFYEELERVQNTYGPSGLHTGANGWRATGQLHSCGSHMARAIAMHGASVKDVGDYSTGAGQTILPYVLGSTEVYAPGTSWPLILDNSKTIILWATDPVKNLQVGWNCETHDSFEYLEALKDKVAEKKIRVISVDPVKNKTQNFLGNEHRYINPHTDVPFMLAVAHTMVKEDLHDQKFLDTYALGFDEFLKYVQGETEDKVEKTPEWASEICGVPAEEIRDFARLITNGRTQLLFGWSIQRQQHGEQPYWMGAVLASMIGQIGLPGGGISYGHHYSSIGVPTSGAVGAGAFPRNPDSGKPIRHTSKDFKGASSTIPVARFVDALQNPGKVIDANGSKITFPDIKMMVFTGCNPWHRHQDRNNMKAAFQKLETVIAIDYNWTATCRFSDIVLPACTQYERNDLDIYGSYRAKGLLGMKKLVDPLFQSKTDFQIFTELTKRWGKSKDYTQGKSEVQWLEQLYNESKTANAGKWDMPDFHEFWKEGYFHFGDGENWTRHADFREDPEVNALGTPSGFIEIYSRKIARFGYEHCKGHPMWFEKTERSHGGPKSAEFPVWMQSCHPNKRLHSQMCESEKFRATYTVQGREPVYMNSADAKKRGIKDGDIVRVFNDRGQLLAGAVVDDNYPVNVIRIEEGAWYGPEDESIGSLCTYGDPNNLTIDIGSSELAQATSANTCQVEFEKFKGKAPAVNSFGGPKEVV encoded by the coding sequence ATGACTATGTTTAATAGAGACAAAAAGTCTAATAAAGAAAATGTATCGGTAAGTCGTCGCTCCTTTCTAAAAGGGGTGATGGCGACATCTGCAGTTGCTGTGATTGGTCCTAGCTTATTGGTACCAAATACAGCAAGCGCGGCTACTATGGCTGAGCGTGCAGAATGGAAACTAACGGGTTCGCACTGGGGTGCGTTCCGTGCCAAGATCCATGGCGGTAAAGTTACAGAAGTTAAAGCGTTTGAATTAGATAAGTATCCAACTGATATGCTGCAAGGCATTGAAGGTATTATCTATAGCCCATCACGTGTACGTTACCCTATGGTGCGTTTAGATTGGTATCTAAACCGTGAGAAGAGTGACACAAAACAACGTGGTGATAATCGTTTCATCCGTGTTACTTGGGATCAAGCATTAGACATGTTCTATGAAGAATTAGAGCGTGTTCAGAATACTTATGGCCCATCAGGTCTACATACAGGCGCAAATGGTTGGCGTGCAACTGGTCAACTACATAGCTGTGGTAGCCACATGGCACGTGCGATCGCAATGCACGGCGCATCAGTAAAAGATGTAGGTGACTACTCAACAGGTGCTGGTCAAACAATTCTGCCTTACGTACTTGGCTCGACAGAAGTATATGCACCAGGTACATCATGGCCATTGATCCTAGATAACAGTAAAACGATTATCTTGTGGGCGACGGATCCAGTGAAAAACCTACAAGTAGGTTGGAACTGTGAAACACATGATAGCTTTGAATACCTCGAAGCATTAAAAGACAAAGTAGCAGAGAAGAAAATTCGCGTGATCAGTGTTGATCCAGTGAAGAATAAAACACAAAACTTCTTGGGTAATGAACACAGATACATCAATCCACATACTGATGTACCTTTCATGCTTGCTGTTGCACATACGATGGTAAAAGAAGATCTGCATGATCAGAAATTCTTAGACACTTATGCATTAGGTTTCGATGAATTCTTGAAATATGTGCAAGGTGAAACGGAAGATAAAGTTGAGAAAACGCCAGAATGGGCGAGTGAAATCTGTGGTGTCCCAGCTGAAGAGATTCGTGATTTTGCCCGTTTAATTACTAATGGCCGTACACAGTTATTATTTGGTTGGTCAATTCAACGTCAGCAACATGGTGAGCAACCTTATTGGATGGGCGCTGTACTTGCTTCAATGATAGGCCAAATCGGTCTACCTGGTGGTGGTATTAGTTATGGTCATCACTATAGCTCAATTGGTGTGCCGACTTCAGGTGCCGTTGGCGCGGGGGCATTCCCACGTAACCCTGATTCAGGCAAGCCTATTCGCCATACCAGTAAAGACTTTAAAGGTGCAAGCTCAACGATCCCGGTGGCGCGCTTTGTTGATGCACTGCAAAATCCAGGTAAAGTGATTGATGCTAATGGCTCAAAAATCACCTTCCCTGATATCAAAATGATGGTATTCACGGGTTGTAACCCTTGGCATCGTCATCAAGATCGTAACAACATGAAAGCAGCATTCCAAAAACTGGAAACTGTTATCGCGATTGATTACAACTGGACAGCAACGTGTCGTTTCTCTGATATCGTGCTACCGGCTTGTACGCAGTACGAGCGTAACGATTTAGATATTTATGGTTCATACCGCGCGAAAGGTTTGTTGGGTATGAAGAAGCTAGTTGACCCACTATTCCAATCTAAAACTGACTTTCAGATCTTTACTGAACTAACGAAACGTTGGGGCAAGAGTAAAGACTATACTCAAGGTAAGAGTGAAGTACAGTGGTTAGAGCAGCTTTATAACGAATCTAAAACAGCCAATGCTGGTAAATGGGATATGCCGGACTTCCATGAATTCTGGAAAGAAGGTTACTTCCACTTCGGTGATGGTGAGAACTGGACGCGTCATGCTGACTTCCGTGAAGACCCTGAAGTTAACGCATTAGGTACGCCTTCTGGTTTCATTGAAATCTACAGCCGTAAGATTGCACGTTTTGGTTATGAGCACTGTAAAGGCCACCCAATGTGGTTTGAGAAAACAGAACGTTCACACGGTGGTCCAAAATCAGCTGAATTCCCAGTATGGATGCAGTCTTGTCACCCGAATAAACGTCTGCATTCACAAATGTGTGAATCAGAGAAGTTCCGTGCTACTTACACCGTTCAAGGTCGTGAGCCAGTTTACATGAACTCTGCAGACGCGAAAAAACGTGGTATTAAAGATGGCGACATCGTACGTGTATTCAATGACCGTGGTCAGTTGTTAGCGGGTGCTGTAGTTGATGATAACTACCCTGTGAATGTTATTCGTATTGAAGAGGGTGCTTGGTATGGTCCTGAAGACGAAAGCATCGGTTCACTTTGTACTTATGGCGATCCAAACAACCTAACAATCGATATCGGTTCTTCTGAACTTGCGCAAGCAACGTCAGCGAATACATGTCAGGTTGAGTTTGAGAAATTCAAAGGCAAAGCACCTGCTGTTAACTCATTTGGTGGTCCAAAAGAAGTTGTTTAA
- the torC gene encoding pentaheme c-type cytochrome TorC gives MKKLFSMIARSWGVFSKPSKHISLGVITCGAFIAGVIFWGGFNTALEATNTEAFCISCHSMEENNYKEIQSTIHWSNRSGVRATCPDCHVPHKWSDKMAAKARASKDVFGWLLGTVDTKEKFEAKRLHLAQNEWARFKANGSLECRNCHDYKSMDFTKMSEKAQVQMRGAAERDQSCLDCHKGIAHHLPEMDTTAISELGKMAKNLEGHSFEIGKEYYSLVQTPLYKDEKETEYLGVLTPATKFKVIAESGDRLEVELVTWHKAKGYGRVLYFDFAKNIVQATLSKEASQDESLFVRGDKREDDLTGLPWEQVTFTLWVDKKGYEENLQNIWDYAKGAYQTTCSVCHTQPAEAHFDANTWVGMFAGMQGFVNLDGDTHDVILKYLQNHSSDYSKDAH, from the coding sequence ATGAAAAAATTATTTTCTATGATCGCTCGTTCTTGGGGCGTTTTCAGCAAACCAAGTAAGCATATCTCGTTAGGTGTTATTACTTGTGGCGCTTTCATTGCTGGTGTTATTTTTTGGGGTGGTTTCAACACTGCGCTAGAGGCAACTAACACCGAAGCATTCTGTATTTCTTGTCATAGTATGGAAGAAAACAACTATAAAGAAATTCAAAGCACGATCCATTGGTCTAATCGCAGTGGTGTTCGCGCTACTTGTCCTGATTGTCACGTACCGCACAAGTGGTCAGACAAAATGGCTGCTAAAGCTCGTGCAAGTAAAGACGTATTTGGTTGGTTATTGGGAACTGTTGATACCAAAGAAAAATTCGAAGCTAAACGTTTGCACCTAGCACAAAACGAATGGGCGCGATTTAAAGCCAACGGTTCATTAGAATGTCGTAACTGTCATGACTATAAGAGCATGGATTTCACCAAAATGTCTGAAAAGGCACAAGTGCAAATGCGTGGCGCAGCTGAACGAGATCAATCTTGTTTAGATTGCCATAAAGGTATTGCTCACCATTTACCAGAGATGGATACGACTGCTATCAGCGAACTGGGTAAAATGGCTAAAAACCTAGAAGGCCATTCATTTGAAATTGGTAAAGAGTATTACTCTCTAGTACAAACGCCACTTTATAAAGATGAAAAAGAAACTGAGTACCTCGGTGTATTAACGCCTGCGACCAAGTTTAAAGTAATTGCAGAGTCTGGTGATCGTTTAGAAGTTGAATTAGTGACTTGGCATAAAGCCAAAGGTTACGGTCGTGTATTGTACTTTGATTTTGCTAAAAATATTGTTCAAGCAACATTGTCAAAAGAAGCGTCACAAGATGAATCCCTATTCGTTCGTGGTGATAAGCGAGAAGATGATTTAACTGGTCTACCTTGGGAACAAGTAACGTTCACACTATGGGTTGATAAAAAAGGTTATGAAGAAAACCTACAAAATATTTGGGACTATGCGAAAGGCGCTTACCAAACAACGTGTAGTGTTTGTCATACCCAACCAGCTGAAGCACATTTTGATGCAAATACTTGGGTTGGTATGTTTGCCGGCATGCAAGGTTTTGTGAACTTAGATGGTGATACACATGATGTTATCTTGAAGTATCTACAAAACCATTCATCTGATTACAGCAAAGATGCTCACTAA
- a CDS encoding NAD(P)H-binding protein, with protein MSKDTLPKIAIIGAGWLGKPLAQQLLSQDYPLTVSCSHIDKAASLTIAGVPAVSATLSEEPQGDWQGLLANKDIAICLLPASRGNHANSPLAVQIKQLLLMLKQYNVGKFIFVSSTSIYQKTNNALAETAPLNPSSTVYAAEQLIQQQQDVEYTIIRFAGLISEDRNPTRSLSKKSTSGHIFDAGKSPVNLIHQNDAIGVIQAVIKQQCWGEILNACSDQHASRQVFYQQGAKQLGITIPSFSDDNSKPNCIIANDKLKQQLNYQFKHNSATDLVI; from the coding sequence ATGAGCAAAGATACACTTCCAAAAATAGCCATCATAGGTGCGGGCTGGTTAGGAAAACCATTAGCACAGCAGCTATTATCACAAGATTATCCGCTGACGGTAAGTTGTAGCCATATAGACAAAGCCGCAAGTTTAACCATAGCCGGGGTCCCTGCGGTTAGCGCGACCCTTAGCGAAGAACCTCAAGGAGACTGGCAAGGTTTATTAGCCAATAAAGATATTGCGATTTGCCTACTCCCTGCTAGCCGAGGTAATCATGCCAATAGTCCCTTGGCAGTTCAAATAAAGCAATTACTGCTCATGTTAAAACAATATAACGTGGGTAAATTTATTTTTGTCAGCTCTACTAGTATTTATCAAAAAACCAATAATGCACTAGCAGAAACGGCGCCATTAAACCCGAGCAGTACCGTGTACGCGGCAGAACAGTTGATACAACAGCAACAGGATGTTGAGTACACGATTATTCGCTTTGCCGGATTAATCAGTGAGGATAGAAATCCAACACGCAGCTTATCGAAAAAAAGCACTAGCGGGCATATCTTTGATGCCGGTAAGTCACCGGTAAATTTAATCCATCAAAACGATGCAATAGGCGTGATCCAAGCGGTGATCAAACAGCAATGTTGGGGAGAAATATTGAATGCCTGCAGCGATCAACATGCCAGCAGACAAGTCTTTTATCAGCAAGGAGCTAAGCAGCTTGGCATCACCATCCCAAGCTTTAGTGACGACAACAGTAAACCAAATTGCATCATTGCCAACGATAAATTAAAGCAGCAACTAAATTATCAATTCAAGCATAACTCAGCTACAGATTTAGTAATTTAG
- a CDS encoding periplasmic nitrate reductase, NapE protein: protein MKQQTSNIETEKVEKKGEWKLFVFLTVFLFPILATVSVFGYGFVIWMSHILFGLPTH, encoded by the coding sequence ATGAAACAACAAACAAGTAATATAGAGACCGAGAAAGTTGAGAAAAAAGGTGAGTGGAAACTATTTGTTTTCCTAACTGTCTTCTTATTCCCAATTCTCGCAACTGTTAGTGTATTTGGCTATGGTTTTGTCATTTGGATGAGTCATATCCTTTTTGGCCTACCAACACATTAA
- the msrQ gene encoding protein-methionine-sulfoxide reductase heme-binding subunit MsrQ, which yields MPVLTYKRVPYFKAYIHVLAIMPLVYLGLAIDADALGGDPVQAVIHFLGKGALNLLVLTLVISPLAKRYKEGLLISTRRLIGLYCFFYASLHLTAFAWLDLGWDIALLFQELVKRPYIWLGMIAFVILLLLALTSPMYVRRKMQRNWQKLHNLIYLAALLTPLHYYLSVKSGWIEPALYTVFMVFLLQLRRKKRD from the coding sequence ATGCCAGTGCTAACCTATAAAAGAGTGCCTTATTTTAAGGCCTATATTCATGTACTGGCTATTATGCCGCTGGTGTATCTTGGGTTAGCAATTGACGCCGATGCATTGGGCGGCGACCCTGTGCAAGCGGTGATCCATTTTTTAGGTAAGGGCGCGTTAAATTTACTGGTATTAACATTGGTGATCTCACCGTTAGCAAAGCGCTATAAAGAAGGTTTATTGATCTCGACACGGCGCCTTATTGGCTTATATTGTTTCTTCTATGCAAGTCTGCACTTAACGGCGTTTGCCTGGTTAGATTTAGGCTGGGATATCGCCTTACTGTTTCAAGAGCTGGTCAAAAGGCCGTATATTTGGCTTGGCATGATCGCGTTTGTTATTTTACTCTTACTCGCGCTAACGTCGCCGATGTACGTTCGCCGTAAAATGCAGCGCAATTGGCAAAAATTACACAATCTTATTTACTTAGCTGCGCTACTAACGCCGCTACATTACTACCTTTCGGTTAAATCTGGCTGGATTGAACCTGCTTTATATACGGTATTTATGGTCTTTCTCCTGCAATTGCGACGAAAAAAACGTGACTAG
- a CDS encoding DUF808 domain-containing protein, protein MAGLSLIALLDDIASVLDDVALMTKVAAKKTAGVLGDDLALNAQQVSGVSAERELPVVWKVAKGSFKNKAILVPAALLISAIAPWLITPLLLIGGLFLCFEGAEKLHHAKSAPEHENNTGDAALAGLSVEEFENQKVKGAIRTDFILSAEIIVIALGTVQIESLATQLTVVSLIALLMTVGVYGLVAGIVKMDDVGLYLVNNSRVKTLKHYLGNGLLTFAPKLMRSLAVIGTVAMFLVGGSIVLHSIPGSHDVVHSLLTMLPETFAHNVVASTLAPIVIDGLVGLLAGFIVLLVVSGVQKLRA, encoded by the coding sequence ATGGCAGGATTAAGTTTAATCGCCCTACTCGATGACATCGCATCAGTATTGGATGATGTCGCACTGATGACAAAAGTCGCTGCAAAGAAGACGGCAGGCGTACTAGGCGATGATCTGGCGCTCAATGCCCAGCAAGTCTCAGGCGTCAGTGCCGAACGAGAGTTACCCGTGGTTTGGAAGGTCGCCAAAGGCTCTTTCAAGAACAAGGCGATTTTAGTGCCCGCCGCACTCCTCATTAGCGCAATAGCTCCTTGGTTAATTACCCCCCTGTTACTTATCGGCGGCTTATTTTTATGCTTTGAAGGTGCCGAGAAGCTGCATCACGCTAAGTCAGCACCCGAGCATGAAAATAATACGGGCGATGCTGCCTTGGCCGGATTATCCGTTGAAGAGTTCGAGAATCAAAAAGTCAAAGGCGCTATTCGTACCGATTTCATCTTATCCGCCGAGATCATTGTAATAGCCCTAGGCACAGTACAAATTGAATCATTAGCCACCCAATTAACCGTGGTCAGCTTGATCGCTCTGCTCATGACTGTTGGTGTTTATGGCTTGGTCGCGGGTATCGTCAAAATGGATGATGTGGGTTTATATCTCGTTAATAACAGCCGAGTAAAAACGCTAAAACACTATTTAGGTAATGGCTTACTTACTTTTGCACCCAAGTTAATGCGCTCATTAGCCGTAATCGGCACGGTGGCCATGTTCTTAGTCGGTGGCAGTATCGTGTTGCACAGTATTCCGGGCTCTCATGATGTGGTTCATTCGCTACTAACGATGCTACCAGAAACATTCGCACATAACGTGGTAGCCAGTACTCTTGCTCCGATTGTGATCGATGGCTTAGTCGGATTGTTGGCTGGTTTTATTGTCTTGTTAGTTGTCAGTGGTGTACAAAAATTAAGAGCCTGA
- the msrP gene encoding protein-methionine-sulfoxide reductase catalytic subunit MsrP, whose translation MIIKSKNKSQANENDVIAEPVYQQRRQFLKKLGLAGVGLAAATPAQASIFDIFSGDKSKAGGQAFVQSPLRLTGSKDYADGEIWTPEKKVLSHNNFYEFGTAKTDPQKNAQDFKVEPWTLTITGAVEKEITLGYDDLFKVADLEERIYRMRCVEAWSMVIPWTGFSLAEIIKKANPTSKAKYVAFETLYDPQQMPGQASSYLGGSLDWPYVEGLRMDEAMHPLTMLSVGTFGKTLAPQNGAPIRLVVPWKYGFKGIKSIVKIHLLEQEPPTTWNRLASREYGFYANVNPAVDHPRWSQASERRIGNGSIFSSKRIKTLPFNGYAEEVASLYQGMDLKRYI comes from the coding sequence ATGATTATTAAGTCTAAAAACAAATCTCAAGCAAATGAAAATGATGTTATTGCGGAACCGGTCTATCAGCAACGTCGACAATTCCTCAAAAAACTCGGCCTTGCGGGTGTGGGACTGGCCGCTGCGACTCCTGCGCAAGCAAGCATCTTTGATATATTTTCTGGTGACAAGAGCAAAGCTGGTGGACAGGCGTTTGTACAATCGCCGCTGAGATTAACCGGCAGTAAAGATTACGCTGATGGTGAGATTTGGACACCAGAGAAAAAAGTACTCTCACATAATAATTTTTACGAGTTTGGCACGGCTAAAACCGACCCGCAAAAAAATGCCCAGGACTTTAAAGTCGAACCTTGGACGTTAACCATTACTGGCGCAGTTGAAAAAGAAATTACCCTAGGTTATGACGATTTATTTAAAGTCGCAGACCTGGAAGAGCGTATTTACCGTATGCGCTGTGTTGAAGCGTGGTCGATGGTGATCCCGTGGACAGGTTTTTCGTTAGCGGAAATTATTAAAAAAGCCAATCCGACTTCAAAAGCCAAATATGTCGCGTTTGAAACCTTATACGATCCGCAACAAATGCCTGGTCAAGCATCGTCATATCTTGGCGGTAGTCTGGATTGGCCATATGTCGAAGGGTTACGTATGGATGAAGCTATGCACCCGTTAACTATGTTGTCAGTGGGTACATTTGGTAAAACCCTAGCGCCGCAAAATGGTGCGCCAATCCGTTTGGTGGTGCCGTGGAAATATGGTTTTAAAGGCATTAAATCCATTGTGAAAATCCATTTGTTAGAACAAGAACCGCCAACGACTTGGAATCGTCTTGCCTCTCGTGAATACGGTTTTTATGCCAATGTAAATCCTGCTGTGGATCACCCGCGTTGGAGTCAAGCATCTGAACGCCGTATCGGCAATGGTAGTATTTTTAGTTCGAAGCGCATTAAAACATTACCGTTCAATGGCTATGCTGAAGAAGTGGCGAGTTTATACCAAGGTATGGATCTGAAGAGGTACATCTAA
- a CDS encoding YaeQ family protein produces the protein MPVISPLLVNPMALTATILKAKVSIVDLDNHVYLNDIPLTLAQHPSENDNRLMLRLLAWMLNVDAEARLSFTKGLGEDEEPDIWFKSDIGVIEQWIDLGQPSDKRLKKASNQAQKATIYTYGGRSAGLWFKKIKYSADNLSIQYIDDETAEQMEKLYSRNMELQLMIQDGDIQVLSGETSISIKPEVWC, from the coding sequence ATGCCTGTCATATCCCCTTTATTAGTGAATCCCATGGCTTTAACGGCAACGATTTTAAAAGCAAAAGTATCTATTGTTGATCTCGACAATCATGTTTACCTTAATGATATCCCGCTAACTCTTGCGCAACACCCTTCCGAGAACGATAACCGTCTAATGCTACGCTTATTAGCCTGGATGTTAAATGTGGATGCAGAAGCACGTTTAAGCTTTACTAAAGGCCTCGGTGAAGATGAAGAACCGGATATTTGGTTTAAATCGGATATCGGCGTGATCGAGCAATGGATTGATTTAGGTCAGCCATCGGACAAGCGTCTAAAGAAAGCCAGTAATCAAGCACAGAAAGCAACGATTTATACCTATGGCGGTCGCAGTGCTGGATTATGGTTTAAGAAAATTAAATACAGCGCTGATAATTTATCAATTCAATATATTGATGATGAAACTGCCGAGCAAATGGAAAAGCTATATAGCCGTAATATGGAGCTACAATTGATGATCCAGGATGGCGATATTCAAGTGTTATCTGGCGAAACAAGTATTAGCATTAAACCTGAAGTGTGGTGTTAG